A window from Acidobacteriota bacterium encodes these proteins:
- a CDS encoding MBL fold metallo-hydrolase, with amino-acid sequence GARLVVHPRGARHLIDPSKLAAGARAVYGEERFARLYGELVPVPAERVIEAGDRFTLSLNGRRLLFLDTPGHARHHFCVQDELSGGIFAGVTFGISYRELDGPAGPFIFPPTTPVQFDPAAWRASVERLLELRPQRIYLTHFGMVEDPAPLARQLLARIDEAAALALEAGGEDAGGDIRRALEASLWSGLRRQGCPLSREQALAILANDIDLNTQGLVVWLEAGAASGSGQVRGTGGDGRAGPRC; translated from the coding sequence CGGCGCCCGGCTGGTCGTCCACCCCCGCGGCGCCCGGCACCTGATCGATCCCTCGAAGCTGGCCGCCGGGGCCAGGGCGGTGTACGGCGAGGAGCGGTTCGCGCGACTCTACGGGGAACTGGTGCCGGTGCCCGCCGAGCGGGTGATCGAGGCGGGCGATCGCTTCACGCTCTCCCTGAACGGTCGCAGGCTGCTCTTCCTCGATACCCCGGGCCATGCCCGGCACCACTTCTGTGTCCAGGACGAGCTGAGCGGGGGCATCTTCGCCGGCGTCACCTTCGGCATCTCCTACCGGGAACTCGACGGCCCCGCCGGCCCCTTCATCTTCCCCCCGACCACGCCGGTGCAGTTCGATCCCGCCGCCTGGCGGGCCTCGGTCGAGCGCCTGCTGGAGCTGCGCCCGCAACGCATCTACCTGACCCATTTCGGCATGGTGGAGGACCCGGCGCCGCTGGCCCGGCAGTTGTTGGCGCGCATCGACGAAGCGGCGGCGCTGGCGCTGGAGGCGGGTGGGGAGGACGCCGGCGGCGACATCCGCCGGGCCCTGGAGGCGTCGCTGTGGTCCGGGCTGCGGCGCCAGGGCTGCCCGCTCTCCCGCGAGCAGGCGCTGGCGATACTGGCCAACGATATCGACCTGAACACACAGGGGCTCGTGGTCTGGCTGGAAGCCGGGGCCGCGAGCGGGAGCGGGCAGGTGCGCGGCA